Genomic window (Verrucomicrobiia bacterium):
AAGTCCTGGCTCTCCGGCGGCATTCTTCTCGGCATCATGATGCTGCCCACAGTGACCGTTGCGTTCATCGAACGCATCGAAGGCCTGCCCGCAAAATATTTTGAAGCAGCCAAGGGGCTGGGACTGACGACTACTCAAGTCGTTTGGTCGGTGATCATCCCGCAAAGCCTCAGCGGTTTGATCACCGGCTCGCTTTTAGGTCTGGTGCGCGCCGCCACAGAAACCGCACCCATCATGTTCACCGCCACGGTATTCGCTGGAGCCACGGTGCCACACGGCGTCAAAGAAAACCCCGTGCTCTCGCTGCCGTATCACATCTTCATCCTCGCGCAGGACTCGTTTGATCCGGCCGTGGGTGCGAAGATCTGGGGCACGGCCTTGGTGCTTGTTGGCCTCGCATTACTGCTTAGTCTGCTCGCGTTGCCTTTGCGTCTGCGCATCCACGAAGAAGCCCGTCACCATTGATCTGATGTCTGCCTCCGCTCCATCTGCTGAATCCACGCCGGTCATGTCGGTGCGCAACCTCAGCGTCATCGCCGGACAAAAGACGCTGGTGCAAGACGTCAGCTTCATCGTGCCGCCCAAGAGTGTCGTCGGTTTCCTCGGACCTTCTGGCGCGGGCAAGACGACCTTGCTCAAGAGTCTCAATCGCCTGCTGGACCTGAATCCGAATTTCCGCGTGCAAGGTGAAGTGCTGCTCGATGGCCAATCCATCTACGCGCCCGAAGTTGACCCTGATGCCCTGCGCGTGCGCATCGGCATGCTCTTCCAACAACCGGTCGTTTTCCCCAAAAGCATCTACGACAACGTGACCCTTGCCGTGAAACATCTCGGCCAAGTGCCGCGTAGCGAATGGCCCGCCGTCGCCGAACGCGCTCTCCGTGAAGCCGCTTTGTGGGATGAGGTGAAAGATCGTCT
Coding sequences:
- a CDS encoding ABC transporter permease subunit, whose amino-acid sequence is MRKLRHRLFWLLTAFCASLACGILLLLVGAIAFRGWPAISWNFFTEQIRLVGASGGIFYNLIGTLILITTALVTCLPIAFGIGLLCGVYQRQHKWRSHLMMLLYLLNGVPSILFGLFGLIVFVKFFGWGKSWLSGGILLGIMMLPTVTVAFIERIEGLPAKYFEAAKGLGLTTTQVVWSVIIPQSLSGLITGSLLGLVRAATETAPIMFTATVFAGATVPHGVKENPVLSLPYHIFILAQDSFDPAVGAKIWGTALVLVGLALLLSLLALPLRLRIHEEARHH
- a CDS encoding phosphate ABC transporter ATP-binding protein — encoded protein: MSASAPSAESTPVMSVRNLSVIAGQKTLVQDVSFIVPPKSVVGFLGPSGAGKTTLLKSLNRLLDLNPNFRVQGEVLLDGQSIYAPEVDPDALRVRIGMLFQQPVVFPKSIYDNVTLAVKHLGQVPRSEWPAVAERALREAALWDEVKDRLKDSALRLSVGQQQRLCLARTLASQPEVILMDEPTSALDPRTSAAIEELILQLKTKHAIVIVTHNLTQARRLTNTVLRLAVKDGIGRVVACGPAASVLAEA